One window from the genome of Nicotiana sylvestris chromosome 9, ASM39365v2, whole genome shotgun sequence encodes:
- the LOC138877760 gene encoding uncharacterized protein gives MGLLNSGQVKHRRNSFFLVYGAEALIPMEVGEPTLRYFQENEESNKEAMLINLEMLEERKDLVRVRIAAQKQRIEWYYNRRDNFHYFKVGDLVLSKVTQNTRELNAGKVGPTWEGPYRISAIIGKGSYELENQNEDKLPSNWNVAHLKRYYC, from the coding sequence ATGGGCCTACTGAACAGCGGTCAAGTCAAGCACAGGAGAAACTCCTTTTTCCTTGTGTACGGTGCAGAAGCTCTAATCCCCATGGAAGTAGGGGAACCCACCTTGAGATATTTTCAGGAAAATGAAGAATCGAACAAGGAAGCAATGTTAATCAACTTGGAGATGCTTGAGGAACGCAAGGACTTGGTACGTGTAAGAATAGCAGCTCAAAAGCAGAGAATAGAGTGGTATTATAATCGAAGAGACAACTTCCATTATTTCAAAGTAGGAGATTTGGTTCTGAGTAAAGTGACTCAAAATACCCGGGAGCTCAACGCGGGGAAGGtgggtccaacatgggaaggtcCCTACCGGATTTCAGCTATCATCGGGAAAGGTTCATACGAGTTGGAGAACCAAAATGAAGACAAGTTGCCCAGCAATTGGAATGTGGCACACCTCAAAAGATATTATTGCTGA
- the LOC138877761 gene encoding uncharacterized protein, with amino-acid sequence MRNIKEARFLRPIISDSIQRDPDLWCEYHGTNGHRIGDCRHLREDVATLLKNGHLRKFLSDRAKNNYDRNRDNAEPSKVGEEPLHQTINMIVRGNEINGVTFSATKKTKVSITRSKRLRKDDITFTEEDAGGLLLPHNDALFLTLEGIKQIRGDQQEAREMNATFVSSSKGKEHEA; translated from the exons ATGAGAAACATCAAAGAGGCACGGTTCCTGAGACCAATTATATCCGACTCCATCCAGAGGGATCCCGACTTATGGTGTGAATACCATGGGACAAATGGCCACCGGATAGGAGACTGTCGACACCTTCGGGAAGACGTGGCAACACTATTGAAGAATGGTCACCTCAGAAAATTCTtaagtgatcgagctaagaacaATTATGATCGTAACAGAGACAACGCAGAACCCTCGAAAGTAGGAGAAGAACCCCTACACCAAACAATCAATATGATCGTCAGAGGGAATGAGATTAACGGGGTCACTTTTTCAGCAACAAAGAAGACGAAAGTATCAATAACTCGTAGTAAAAGACTCCGAAAAGATGATATCACTTTCACGGAGGAGGACGCAGGTGGATTACTGTTACcacacaacgatgcactg TTTCTAACGCTCGAAGGAATCAAGCAGATAAGGGGTGATCAACAGGAAGCAAGGGAGATGAATGCAACTTTTGTCTCCAGTAGCAAAGGAAAGGAACATGAggcatag